In a single window of the Ignavibacteriales bacterium genome:
- a CDS encoding response regulator yields MQKRILLVDDESALRRSLSLSLNQSGYDVEPCENGMTALNKLNLYKKNDVNLDVVVLDIELPDINGKKLGRIIKSKYPDTTMFYITGYADKLDINEIEDLKADGLLEKPFSGDELTAEIQRILASKPQIEEVKKTDKDDVKTVSAYALIKIEKQADFFNLYKKLYFMENVLYCDATRGDIDIFMLLQSDSLEECEAIFQNVIKNFEGIKEAEFLPIGTPVLNDNIRDIINSAGISMFEDMPGMNKVRDNKKSVCSYVLVDVDREKLEDVYPVLRLTENVLYCDYISGKYNLVLMVHGTQFSEIDKIIENKIIGLDGVLKVKEYPIINIFEM; encoded by the coding sequence ATGCAAAAAAGAATTTTACTCGTTGATGATGAATCCGCATTAAGAAGATCCCTTTCATTAAGCCTTAACCAATCCGGTTATGATGTTGAACCGTGTGAAAACGGAATGACAGCCTTGAATAAACTAAACCTTTACAAAAAGAATGATGTAAATCTTGATGTTGTAGTTCTGGATATCGAATTACCAGATATTAACGGAAAGAAGCTTGGTAGAATAATTAAATCAAAATACCCGGACACAACAATGTTCTATATTACCGGGTATGCAGATAAATTAGATATTAATGAGATTGAAGATCTTAAAGCAGATGGTTTATTGGAAAAACCTTTTTCTGGTGATGAACTAACAGCAGAAATCCAAAGGATCTTGGCTTCAAAACCTCAGATTGAAGAAGTAAAGAAAACAGATAAAGATGATGTTAAAACTGTTTCCGCTTATGCACTTATTAAAATTGAAAAGCAAGCCGACTTCTTTAATCTTTATAAAAAATTATATTTTATGGAAAATGTTCTCTACTGCGATGCTACCAGAGGAGATATTGATATTTTCATGCTTCTTCAATCAGATTCACTTGAAGAATGCGAGGCAATTTTCCAGAATGTTATTAAGAATTTTGAGGGAATTAAAGAAGCCGAATTCTTACCCATTGGAACTCCTGTTCTAAATGACAACATAAGAGATATAATTAATTCAGCTGGTATTTCAATGTTCGAAGATATGCCGGGCATGAATAAAGTTCGTGATAATAAAAAATCGGTTTGTTCATATGTTCTTGTTGATGTAGATAGAGAAAAATTGGAAGATGTTTATCCAGTGCTACGATTAACAGAGAATGTCCTTTATTGCGATTATATATCCGGGAAGTACAATTTAGTGTTGATGGTTCACGGCACTCAGTTTAGCGAGATAGATAAAATTATTGAAAATAAAATTATAGGACTTGATGGAGTTCTGAAAGTAAAAGAATATCCAATCATTAATATTTTTGAAATGTAA
- the nuoE gene encoding NADH-quinone oxidoreductase subunit NuoE, translating into MTEINILEEKKEILNFKIDLINKRHQDGSLITLLQSAQDSYGYVPEKVIHYISELVRIPASEIYGVITFYSQFRLKPMGKNLIRICEGTACHVNGAKTVLSVLQDELGITVGETSEDGLFTLLSVACLGCCSLAPVMMVNETTCGNLTTEKIKRTIKECKYKEKSRVEYEKN; encoded by the coding sequence ATGACAGAAATAAACATCTTAGAAGAAAAAAAAGAAATTCTAAATTTTAAAATTGATCTTATCAACAAACGGCATCAGGATGGTTCACTAATCACGCTTCTCCAATCTGCACAAGATTCCTACGGTTACGTTCCCGAAAAAGTTATTCATTATATAAGCGAACTTGTTAGAATTCCTGCTTCAGAAATTTACGGCGTAATTACTTTCTATTCGCAGTTCAGATTGAAACCGATGGGAAAAAACTTGATCAGGATTTGCGAAGGAACAGCCTGCCATGTTAATGGAGCCAAAACTGTTTTATCAGTTCTTCAGGATGAGTTAGGAATTACCGTAGGTGAAACCAGTGAAGATGGTTTATTTACGTTATTGTCAGTTGCTTGCCTGGGATGCTGTTCTTTAGCGCCAGTTATGATGGTAAATGAAACAACTTGTGGAAATCTTACTACTGAAAAAATTAAACGAACAATCAAAGAATGCAAATACAAAGAGAAATCCAGAGTAGAGTATGAAAAAAATTAA
- a CDS encoding NADH-quinone oxidoreductase subunit NuoF, with product MKKIKVGLGTCGISAGGEHVFNKVKQEIEDKNLDVELSETGCMGMCYEEALVEIEDDVDKYLYSKVSVDKVGRIINEHIINNQPVNEWIIRSRDYSKEESFLKKQTRIVLRNCGEINPSSIDDYISRQGYDAIQKVLNHHSKTEVIDIIIKSGLRGRGGGGFSTGLKWKLTNQVNSDKKYIICNADEGDPGAFMDRSVLEGDPHSVIEGMMIAAYAIGADEAYIYARAEYPLAIKRLKTALRQCKEKGFLGKNIFGSVFNLEVKIKEGAGAFVCGEETALMASVEGKRGVPKLRPPFPSQSGLWGKPTNINNVETYANVPWIILNGWESFASLGTEKSKGTKVFALAGKIKRSGLVEVPMGMTINEIIFDIGGGIKNNGKFKAVQMGGPSGGCIPASMGDLKIDYDEITRTGAIMGSGGLIVLDDTTCMVDLARYFLNFTQMESCGKCTFCRIGTKRMLEILERITEGFGKESDLNLLENLAFNIKQASLCGLGQTAPNPVLTTIKYFRKEYEDHIFNKKCTAHNCASLITYQIDEILCKGCGVCIKACQSNAITGSKKAVHYINDSLCIKCGKCFDVCRLDAVLKN from the coding sequence ATGAAAAAAATTAAAGTTGGACTTGGTACCTGCGGAATTTCTGCCGGTGGTGAACATGTTTTTAATAAAGTAAAACAGGAAATAGAAGACAAAAATCTTGATGTGGAATTAAGTGAAACCGGTTGTATGGGTATGTGTTATGAAGAAGCATTGGTAGAAATTGAGGATGATGTAGATAAATATTTATATTCAAAAGTTTCTGTTGATAAAGTTGGCAGAATTATAAACGAACACATTATCAATAACCAGCCGGTAAATGAATGGATAATACGAAGTAGGGATTATTCAAAAGAAGAATCATTCCTTAAAAAGCAAACCAGAATTGTTTTAAGAAACTGTGGTGAAATAAATCCTTCATCAATTGATGATTACATTTCCAGGCAAGGCTACGATGCAATCCAAAAAGTGTTGAATCATCATTCAAAAACTGAAGTAATTGATATAATTATTAAATCGGGTTTACGTGGACGAGGCGGTGGAGGCTTTTCTACCGGATTAAAATGGAAATTAACTAACCAGGTAAACTCGGATAAGAAATACATAATCTGTAATGCCGATGAAGGAGATCCCGGAGCATTTATGGATCGAAGTGTTCTCGAAGGCGATCCACATTCGGTAATTGAAGGAATGATGATTGCCGCTTATGCAATCGGTGCCGATGAAGCGTATATCTATGCCCGCGCTGAATATCCTCTTGCAATTAAAAGATTAAAGACCGCATTACGCCAATGTAAGGAAAAAGGTTTTTTAGGAAAAAATATTTTTGGTTCAGTTTTCAATCTTGAAGTAAAAATAAAAGAAGGAGCTGGTGCTTTTGTATGTGGTGAGGAAACTGCTTTAATGGCTTCAGTAGAAGGGAAAAGAGGTGTTCCCAAACTTCGCCCACCATTTCCATCCCAAAGCGGGTTATGGGGTAAACCAACTAACATCAACAATGTTGAAACTTACGCTAATGTACCATGGATAATTTTAAATGGCTGGGAATCATTTGCATCGTTAGGAACAGAAAAAAGCAAAGGAACAAAAGTCTTTGCCCTGGCTGGTAAAATAAAAAGAAGCGGATTAGTTGAAGTGCCAATGGGAATGACAATAAATGAAATTATCTTTGATATTGGCGGCGGAATTAAGAACAATGGAAAATTTAAAGCCGTACAAATGGGTGGTCCTTCAGGTGGATGTATTCCCGCAAGTATGGGCGATCTTAAAATCGATTATGATGAAATAACCAGGACCGGCGCGATAATGGGTTCCGGAGGTTTAATTGTTCTTGATGATACAACCTGTATGGTTGATCTGGCAAGATACTTTCTGAATTTTACTCAAATGGAATCGTGCGGCAAATGTACATTCTGCCGTATCGGAACAAAGAGAATGCTGGAAATATTAGAAAGAATTACCGAAGGATTTGGCAAAGAATCGGACTTAAATCTTTTGGAAAATTTAGCTTTTAATATTAAACAAGCAAGTCTGTGCGGACTCGGTCAAACAGCTCCCAACCCGGTTCTTACAACCATCAAATATTTCAGAAAGGAATATGAAGATCATATCTTTAATAAAAAATGTACTGCTCACAATTGCGCTTCGCTTATAACCTATCAAATAGATGAAATTCTTTGCAAGGGATGCGGAGTATGCATAAAAGCTTGTCAATCAAATGCTATTACAGGAAGTAAAAAAGCAGTTCATTATATAAATGATAGTTTATGTATTAAATGTGGCAAATGTTTCGATGTCTGTCGGTTAGATGCTGTTCTAAAAAATTAA
- a CDS encoding molybdopterin-dependent oxidoreductase, whose protein sequence is MENVKLIINGKEVETTPDKTILEAVHENRLDIIPTLCDDKRLEHYTSCFMCVVEVEGMNKLVPSCSTKVGNGMKIKTNSEKVFKSRKTALELLMSNHYADCIGPCKNNCPAGVDVQTYIAFISMGKYKEALKLVKENNPLPLSICRVCVRDCEVDCRRNYIDEPVAVNALKRFIADLDAQNKWIPELKSKKNKKVAVVGSGPAGLTCAYYLTLEGYEVKIFEKLPELGGMLRYGIPEYRLPKKVLDDEIKWILDLGVDVKTGAALGVDFSLEELKEQGFESIFIAVGAHKATKLGLDGEEKIEGVFRGIDFLREIELNHIPKFEGTVIVVGGGNTAIDAARSALRCGADEVKIVYRRSINEMPAHHEEIEAAMKEGIDILFLTNPKSLVTENNKLTGIECLKMCLEEPKPGERPRPVPVEGSEFIIECNFVISAIGQAVDISFSKKEKDLNLEKWGTVSVNKDTLETSVAGVFAGGDAVTGPFTAISSIAQGKKAALAIINYCEIGEVKKTASKFYSFKHKLGKLSEREFESYKKQARERTVEVEVADRINNFNEVDLGITETQSILETKRCLECGCSEYSDCQLRKYCDEYQINISEFIGETRKYMVDGRHPFILLDPNKCINCGKCVRTCSEILKVSALGFVYRGFKSIVKPAMEKALTETNCIGCGNCIDVCPTGAIAEKYPFKILGTLPKEKIETICGFCSVGCKVNYKKISNDIFFISNDTEEIKDTHNKGYLCTKGRFGHRYLLQKNRIFNPIIKRNGLSHHVSEDEAIIYIERKLKQLIEEYGKESIAIVASPKLSNEELYLLQKFSRVGLGNNNIGSFSNLLYGLELDSLDESFGFTSSTISMDKLDKADVIVVLNSNLSEENLVMELKIKAAQKKGAKLVLINSSEIKLAKYADLWIDSKKGTSTLLLNALMKFCIESNSINDEFINHRINNFQEFNSKLNEVTTDEAIRQAGVDVDRFKTFVELLQNPNSNIVFIYNIDSTSDKSVNDLKAVGNYLLLSGRIGKENNGLIILRELNNSAGLFDMGVTPEYLPGLVKFDDEKAIEKIAKMWNADLKNIFQPIDLLKKLKRGEIKGLLVFGEDPLFVKNNIKYLSGIEFLVVSSSFFSSTTEEADVILPASTLIEQEGTYTRCDNTIQKANKIIDGPNESENWEIIQKLASKFENRFNYNSVEQIFNEIKEVNRFYNYSDIDKSWQTGFFSNWFNENKLSFSIYDIDFSTFDPIKPTIHYQENYYFSSIKKLLV, encoded by the coding sequence ATGGAAAATGTTAAACTAATTATTAACGGTAAAGAAGTTGAAACTACTCCGGATAAAACTATTCTTGAAGCAGTTCATGAAAATAGATTGGATATCATTCCAACTTTATGTGACGATAAAAGATTAGAACATTATACATCATGTTTTATGTGCGTGGTTGAAGTTGAAGGAATGAATAAGTTGGTTCCATCCTGTTCTACAAAAGTTGGCAATGGGATGAAGATAAAGACTAACAGCGAAAAGGTATTCAAATCAAGGAAAACTGCGCTTGAACTTTTAATGTCTAATCATTATGCTGATTGCATTGGTCCTTGCAAAAATAATTGCCCGGCTGGAGTTGATGTTCAGACTTACATTGCATTTATATCAATGGGAAAATACAAAGAAGCACTGAAATTAGTGAAAGAAAATAATCCGCTTCCTCTATCAATTTGCAGAGTATGCGTCCGTGATTGTGAAGTTGATTGCCGCCGAAATTATATTGATGAACCTGTTGCAGTGAATGCATTAAAAAGATTTATTGCGGATCTGGATGCGCAGAATAAATGGATACCAGAATTAAAGTCAAAGAAAAATAAGAAAGTTGCCGTTGTTGGAAGTGGTCCCGCAGGATTAACTTGCGCTTACTATTTAACGCTTGAAGGATATGAAGTTAAAATTTTTGAAAAGCTACCGGAGTTAGGAGGAATGCTACGCTATGGTATTCCGGAATACAGATTACCTAAAAAAGTATTGGATGATGAAATTAAATGGATTCTCGATTTAGGAGTCGATGTTAAAACAGGAGCTGCGTTGGGAGTTGATTTCAGTTTAGAAGAATTGAAGGAGCAAGGATTTGAATCTATATTTATAGCAGTTGGAGCACACAAAGCCACTAAGCTTGGTCTGGATGGAGAAGAAAAAATTGAAGGTGTATTCCGTGGAATTGATTTTCTCCGCGAGATTGAATTAAATCATATTCCAAAATTTGAAGGAACAGTAATAGTAGTTGGCGGTGGTAATACTGCAATTGATGCTGCAAGATCAGCCTTAAGATGCGGCGCTGACGAAGTAAAAATTGTTTATCGAAGAAGTATAAACGAAATGCCAGCGCATCATGAAGAAATTGAAGCGGCAATGAAAGAAGGGATTGATATTTTATTCCTAACAAATCCAAAATCTCTTGTTACAGAAAATAATAAGCTAACGGGAATTGAATGCTTAAAAATGTGCCTGGAAGAACCTAAACCGGGTGAAAGACCCCGACCAGTACCGGTTGAAGGTTCTGAATTTATTATCGAATGCAATTTTGTAATAAGCGCTATTGGTCAGGCAGTTGATATTTCATTTTCAAAAAAAGAAAAAGATCTTAATCTGGAAAAGTGGGGCACTGTATCAGTTAACAAAGATACTCTTGAAACATCTGTTGCCGGTGTTTTTGCCGGAGGTGATGCTGTAACAGGACCATTTACAGCCATCAGCTCAATTGCTCAAGGCAAGAAGGCTGCGTTGGCAATTATAAATTATTGTGAAATTGGTGAAGTAAAAAAAACGGCAAGTAAATTCTATAGTTTTAAACACAAATTAGGTAAACTTTCCGAAAGAGAATTTGAATCTTATAAAAAACAAGCTAGAGAAAGAACAGTTGAAGTGGAAGTTGCAGATAGGATCAACAATTTTAACGAAGTTGATTTGGGAATTACAGAAACACAATCAATACTCGAGACAAAAAGATGTTTGGAATGCGGTTGCTCGGAATATTCAGATTGCCAGTTGCGAAAATATTGCGATGAATATCAAATAAATATTTCTGAATTTATTGGTGAAACCCGTAAGTATATGGTGGATGGCAGGCATCCATTCATTCTTCTCGATCCAAATAAATGTATAAATTGTGGGAAATGCGTTCGAACTTGTTCGGAAATATTAAAGGTTTCAGCTCTCGGTTTTGTTTATCGGGGATTTAAATCCATTGTTAAACCAGCTATGGAAAAAGCCTTGACAGAAACAAATTGCATAGGATGCGGTAATTGTATTGATGTCTGTCCAACTGGAGCAATCGCTGAAAAATATCCGTTTAAAATACTGGGTACATTACCAAAAGAAAAAATAGAAACTATATGCGGATTCTGTTCGGTTGGGTGTAAAGTAAACTACAAAAAAATTTCCAACGATATTTTCTTTATTTCCAATGACACAGAAGAAATTAAAGACACACATAACAAAGGATATCTTTGCACCAAGGGAAGATTCGGTCATCGATATTTATTGCAAAAGAACAGAATATTTAATCCAATAATTAAAAGGAATGGATTATCACATCACGTTAGTGAAGATGAAGCAATAATTTATATTGAAAGAAAATTAAAACAGTTGATTGAAGAGTATGGCAAGGAATCAATCGCGATAGTGGCTTCACCAAAACTTTCCAACGAAGAACTTTATCTATTGCAAAAATTCTCAAGAGTCGGATTAGGTAACAACAATATTGGTAGTTTTTCAAATCTGCTTTATGGTTTAGAGTTGGATAGTCTTGACGAATCATTCGGTTTCACATCTTCAACAATAAGTATGGATAAGCTGGATAAAGCTGATGTGATTGTTGTACTCAATTCAAACTTATCTGAAGAAAATCTTGTAATGGAACTGAAAATAAAAGCAGCTCAGAAGAAAGGAGCAAAGCTGGTTTTGATCAATTCTTCCGAAATCAAATTAGCTAAGTATGCTGACTTGTGGATTGATAGTAAGAAAGGTACCAGTACTTTATTATTGAACGCACTAATGAAATTCTGTATCGAATCAAATTCTATAAATGATGAATTCATAAACCATAGGATTAATAATTTTCAAGAGTTCAATTCAAAATTAAATGAAGTAACTACAGATGAGGCAATTAGACAAGCCGGTGTAGATGTGGATAGATTCAAAACTTTTGTTGAATTGTTACAAAATCCAAACTCAAACATCGTATTTATTTATAATATTGATTCAACAAGTGATAAATCTGTTAATGATCTTAAAGCGGTTGGTAACTATTTACTATTATCCGGCAGAATCGGAAAAGAAAATAATGGTTTGATTATTTTAAGAGAATTAAACAACTCGGCTGGGTTATTTGATATGGGGGTTACGCCAGAATATTTACCGGGATTAGTAAAGTTTGACGACGAAAAGGCGATAGAAAAAATTGCAAAAATGTGGAATGCTGATTTAAAAAACATTTTCCAACCAATTGATTTATTAAAAAAATTAAAGCGAGGTGAAATAAAAGGATTATTAGTCTTTGGCGAAGATCCATTGTTTGTAAAGAACAACATAAAGTATTTGAGCGGAATTGAATTTCTTGTTGTTAGCAGTTCTTTCTTTTCAAGCACTACTGAAGAAGCGGATGTAATATTGCCAGCATCAACATTAATTGAACAGGAAGGAACTTATACTCGTTGTGATAATACAATTCAAAAAGCCAACAAGATAATTGATGGACCAAACGAATCTGAGAACTGGGAGATAATTCAAAAATTGGCTTCAAAGTTTGAAAATCGATTTAATTATAATTCAGTTGAGCAAATCTTTAATGAAATTAAAGAAGTAAACCGATTTTATAATTATTCTGATATTGATAAATCGTGGCAAACCGGATTTTTCTCTAATTGGTTTAATGAAAACAAATTATCCTTTTCTATTTATGATATTGACTTTTCAACATTTGACCCAATTAAACCCACTATACATTATCAAGAGAATTACTATTTTAGTAGCATTAAAAAACTATTAGTATAG